The following coding sequences are from one Haploplasma axanthum window:
- a CDS encoding carbohydrate ABC transporter permease, with amino-acid sequence MQVKLLDKVKKYKDEIINDLNNPSKKIRRSNKVKSLLLSVFRFLLIAGLGFIIVFPIAQQIIWGFHDPTQVNNPIVIYIPDKWSIKNFIVASAALEYGAALWNTFRVSFLSMIFQIISTSLAGYAFARLKFKGSSIVFFFVVLTIIIPPNAIMMSRSNYFANLGIAGDEKGLYLLAVLGMGIRSGIFIYIFKSFFEGLPKELEESAMVDGAGVFRTFWNIMLPNAKGAILTVGLFAFVWQWNDSYYTSMLKIGSTSKHMPLLSTGLANFVENIRGILLKPDMVILMGSDYSRIAEYHTIVLNVAALLAMLPLLVMYLFVQKNFVESIERTGIVG; translated from the coding sequence ATGCAAGTTAAACTGCTAGATAAAGTTAAAAAATATAAAGATGAGATTATTAATGATTTAAATAATCCATCAAAAAAAATAAGAAGATCAAATAAAGTGAAATCACTGTTACTTTCAGTTTTTAGATTTCTTTTAATTGCAGGATTGGGATTTATAATCGTTTTTCCTATAGCACAACAAATAATTTGGGGTTTTCATGATCCTACGCAAGTGAACAATCCTATAGTGATTTATATACCCGATAAGTGGTCAATTAAAAACTTTATTGTTGCTTCTGCAGCTCTTGAGTATGGTGCAGCCCTTTGGAATACATTTAGAGTTAGTTTTCTTTCAATGATTTTCCAGATTATTTCTACATCACTTGCGGGTTATGCATTTGCGAGACTTAAGTTTAAGGGTTCAAGTATTGTGTTTTTCTTTGTGGTATTAACAATAATTATTCCACCTAATGCTATTATGATGTCAAGATCAAATTACTTTGCAAATCTTGGAATTGCAGGTGATGAAAAAGGTCTTTATTTATTAGCAGTACTTGGAATGGGAATAAGATCAGGAATCTTTATTTATATTTTTAAAAGCTTCTTCGAAGGACTTCCAAAAGAACTAGAAGAATCAGCAATGGTTGATGGTGCAGGTGTCTTTAGAACTTTTTGGAATATTATGCTACCTAATGCTAAAGGAGCAATTTTAACAGTAGGATTGTTTGCATTTGTATGGCAATGGAATGATTCATACTATACAAGTATGTTGAAAATAGGATCAACTTCAAAGCATATGCCACTTCTAAGTACAGGGTTGGCAAACTTTGTTGAGAATATTAGAGGAATTTTATTAAAACCTGATATGGTAATACTAATGGGTTCAGATTATTCAAGAATTGCTGAATATCACACAATAGTTTTAAATGTTGCAGCGTTACTTGCAATGTTACCATTATTAGTAATGTATTTATTTGTTCAAAAGAATTTTGTTGAATCAATTGAAAGAACCGGTATTGTGGGTTAA
- a CDS encoding YesL family protein, producing MKKEYKEKKMHTIINTASDWVLRVILINFLVIATSLLIITILPAFQAGYRLFSDYLEKNEENIFKAYFKYLKEDFWNKVILGTMTLVLIVIAVVSNLHYQNMIRTEPKIIAYLGFFVTLVMGVTIILISLYFPLAFTMSDKKNIDYIFKLSFYLAGKYIVRTILLVIIAITPGLLLLTSTTILLLVFCGIALPILSNVIITSKPRLFLKKLMED from the coding sequence ATGAAAAAAGAATATAAAGAAAAGAAAATGCATACAATAATAAATACTGCATCAGATTGGGTATTAAGAGTTATTTTGATTAACTTTTTAGTAATAGCCACATCTTTATTAATAATTACAATATTACCTGCTTTTCAAGCAGGATATAGACTTTTTTCTGATTATTTAGAAAAAAATGAGGAAAATATATTTAAGGCATATTTTAAATATTTAAAAGAAGATTTTTGGAATAAAGTTATTTTAGGGACAATGACATTGGTTCTTATCGTTATTGCTGTTGTAAGTAATTTACATTATCAAAATATGATAAGAACTGAACCTAAAATAATTGCGTATTTAGGATTTTTTGTAACTTTAGTGATGGGAGTAACAATTATATTGATATCACTTTATTTTCCACTAGCATTTACAATGTCTGATAAAAAAAATATTGATTATATATTTAAATTGTCTTTCTATTTAGCAGGAAAGTATATAGTTAGAACTATATTATTAGTTATTATAGCAATTACACCTGGATTACTTTTATTAACATCAACAACAATATTACTGTTAGTATTTTGTGGAATCGCATTACCAATACTAAGTAATGTAATTATAACAAGTAAGCCAAGGTTATTTTTAAAAAAACTAATGGAGGATTAA
- a CDS encoding exo-beta-N-acetylmuramidase NamZ family protein, whose translation MKLGIERIDEFINIFKNKRVGLITNPTGVDKDLKTSVDILNEKVKLTALFAPEHGIRGNIEAGEKLSTYIDEVTNLTVYSLYGETRKPTKEMLSEVDVLCFDIQDVGARFYTYIYTMAYSMIAAKELNKEFVVFDRPNPLGGKIEGNILDLKYRSFIGYYEIPQRHGLTIGELAQLFNEEYKIGVKLHVIPMFGWKSDMEYSDLNRNWILPSPNLPTLESAYIYLSTCIFEGTNVSEGRGTTKPFSFIGAPWLNNRLIIRKLREFNVEGVVFREVYFKPTFSKYKDELCNGIEFIVTDFKKFRPVYFGMILIILIRDNHEEFKFNKPYSEGREPMINLNIGSNYIKDKTKNLDEIKEMFQVDDEIFEKIRRRYRLYD comes from the coding sequence ATGAAACTAGGGATAGAAAGAATTGATGAATTTATTAATATTTTTAAAAATAAAAGAGTTGGATTAATAACAAACCCAACAGGTGTTGATAAAGATTTAAAAACAAGTGTTGACATTCTTAATGAAAAAGTAAAATTAACTGCATTATTTGCTCCTGAGCATGGGATTAGAGGAAATATTGAAGCTGGTGAGAAACTTAGTACATATATAGATGAAGTAACAAACCTGACAGTATATTCTTTATATGGAGAAACAAGAAAACCAACAAAAGAGATGCTTTCTGAAGTTGATGTTTTATGTTTTGATATCCAAGATGTAGGGGCAAGGTTCTATACATATATATATACAATGGCATATTCGATGATTGCAGCAAAAGAGTTGAATAAAGAGTTTGTTGTTTTTGATAGACCTAATCCATTAGGTGGGAAAATTGAAGGGAATATTTTAGATTTAAAATATAGATCATTTATAGGATATTATGAAATTCCACAGCGTCATGGCTTAACGATTGGGGAACTTGCTCAATTATTTAATGAAGAATACAAGATTGGAGTTAAGCTTCATGTAATACCAATGTTTGGTTGGAAGAGTGATATGGAATATAGTGATTTAAATAGAAACTGGATTTTACCTTCACCGAATCTACCAACATTAGAAAGTGCGTATATTTATTTATCAACATGTATTTTTGAGGGAACAAATGTATCAGAGGGACGCGGAACAACTAAACCATTTTCATTCATAGGTGCTCCTTGGCTTAATAATAGGTTAATAATTAGAAAGTTAAGAGAATTTAATGTTGAAGGTGTTGTTTTTAGAGAAGTTTATTTTAAACCAACATTTTCAAAATATAAAGATGAACTTTGTAATGGAATAGAATTCATTGTTACTGATTTTAAAAAATTTAGACCTGTTTACTTTGGAATGATTCTAATAATTTTGATAAGAGACAATCATGAAGAGTTTAAATTCAATAAACCATACAGTGAAGGAAGAGAACCAATGATTAATCTAAATATAGGTAGTAATTATATTAAGGACAAAACGAAGAACTTGGATGAAATAAAAGAAATGTTTCAAGTTGATGATGAAATATTCGAAAAAATAAGAAGGAGATATCGTTTATATGATTAA
- the nagZ gene encoding beta-N-acetylhexosaminidase translates to MIKYDLSKMTLRDKIGQLAMFGFDGTTVTDDLINMVKKYKLGNVILFARNIKTPEQLYNLTKNIQKLAIEEIGFPMFISIDQEGGMVTRIFNGATFFPGAMTISATNNPNNAYEVGKAMGIELDALGINMNLAPVYDVNNNPNNPVIGVRSFSDKPDVVSEYANSFMKGLQEQNVFATAKHFPGHGDTNIDSHLGLPIINHDLKRLNEIEFKPFISAINNGIKAIMSTHINFTKLTNDGYPATLSKDIMTGLLREKFGFEGLIVSDGMGMKGVVDKYTTEEACVLAIKAGINLICVCHSHEPRHETFETIYRAVEEGRITIDEIDERVKRVLEAKKEINIKNIDNEYETVKKNIENTEHQKLAYSLVENAITLVKGNPFNLKEKTLYIGIIPRALTIADDDIKISKLLNPIYNIKNLDVIIADINPDYKQIEELVSTCNKYNQIIFTTYNSNTNIGQINLIESISELKKDFHVVSLRNPYDLYYTKSIMNYVCLYEYTPNSIKVLSKYLKGEISLNGRIPIKYE, encoded by the coding sequence ATGATTAAATATGATTTATCAAAAATGACATTGAGAGATAAAATAGGACAGCTAGCGATGTTTGGATTTGATGGGACAACAGTTACTGATGATTTAATTAATATGGTGAAGAAATATAAATTAGGAAATGTTATTTTATTTGCAAGAAACATAAAAACTCCAGAACAATTATATAATCTAACGAAAAATATTCAAAAATTAGCAATTGAGGAAATAGGTTTCCCAATGTTTATTAGTATTGATCAAGAAGGTGGTATGGTTACTAGAATTTTTAATGGGGCAACTTTCTTTCCAGGTGCAATGACTATTTCAGCAACAAATAATCCTAATAATGCATATGAAGTAGGAAAAGCAATGGGAATAGAATTGGATGCACTTGGCATAAATATGAATCTTGCACCTGTCTATGATGTTAATAATAATCCTAATAATCCAGTTATAGGGGTAAGAAGTTTTTCTGATAAACCTGATGTTGTATCTGAATATGCAAATAGTTTTATGAAAGGATTACAAGAGCAAAATGTCTTTGCAACAGCTAAACATTTTCCTGGCCATGGAGATACTAATATTGATTCACATCTTGGGCTTCCAATTATTAATCACGATTTAAAACGTTTAAATGAGATTGAATTTAAACCTTTTATTAGTGCGATTAATAATGGTATAAAAGCAATTATGAGCACGCATATTAATTTCACAAAACTAACAAATGATGGGTATCCAGCAACGTTAAGTAAGGATATAATGACTGGATTACTTAGAGAAAAGTTTGGATTTGAAGGTTTGATTGTATCTGACGGGATGGGAATGAAAGGTGTCGTTGATAAATATACTACTGAGGAAGCGTGTGTACTCGCGATTAAAGCAGGAATCAATTTGATTTGTGTATGTCACAGTCACGAACCAAGACATGAGACATTTGAGACAATATATAGAGCAGTTGAAGAAGGAAGAATTACAATTGATGAGATCGATGAAAGAGTAAAAAGAGTTTTAGAGGCCAAAAAGGAAATTAATATAAAAAATATTGATAATGAGTACGAAACTGTTAAAAAAAATATTGAAAATACTGAACATCAAAAGTTGGCATATAGTCTAGTAGAAAATGCGATAACACTTGTTAAAGGGAACCCCTTTAATCTAAAGGAAAAAACTTTATACATCGGAATAATACCAAGAGCGTTAACAATAGCAGATGACGATATAAAAATTTCTAAATTACTAAATCCTATATACAACATTAAAAATTTAGATGTTATTATTGCGGATATTAACCCGGATTATAAACAGATTGAAGAATTAGTTTCAACATGTAACAAGTATAATCAGATTATTTTTACTACATATAATAGTAATACTAATATAGGACAAATAAATCTTATTGAAAGTATAAGTGAATTAAAGAAAGATTTTCATGTCGTTTCATTAAGAAATCCTTATGATTTGTATTATACGAAGTCGATAATGAATTATGTTTGTTTATATGAATATACACCTAACTCAATTAAAGTGTTAAGTAAGTACTTGAAAGGGGAAATAAGTTTAAATGGGAGGATACCAATAAAATATGAATGA
- a CDS encoding BadF/BadG/BcrA/BcrD ATPase family protein, with translation MNDLIIGIDGGGTKTLAVLWDKKGNEVKRVTKGFANFSVDAIETMKNIEEAINELYEKEHNYTIVIGAAGDYSNDGKNIFIEYLSNKYKSKVVLESDGYLALNSISRLENENVLIVVGGTGSIIYANDKERVFRVGGFGHIIGDEGSAYHLVIEAIRYLINDYEKNAELSTFSKEFMNLLQIEDIQDIKSFVYGHSKDYTAGFSKLISKMALNGNKKAIDLLENEGKLLAEQVYSAYKKMGNERIKIALRGGFLKNAPYVKEKFIKELKELRINYLIDTKEIEPVYGAYNIAIKINNIGKEN, from the coding sequence ATGAATGATTTAATTATTGGAATTGATGGCGGAGGAACAAAAACCTTAGCTGTTCTTTGGGATAAAAAAGGTAATGAAGTAAAAAGAGTAACAAAAGGGTTTGCTAATTTTAGTGTTGATGCTATTGAAACAATGAAGAACATTGAAGAAGCGATAAATGAACTATATGAAAAAGAACATAATTATACTATCGTAATTGGGGCGGCAGGAGACTATTCAAATGATGGGAAAAACATTTTTATTGAATATTTAAGTAATAAATATAAATCTAAAGTTGTATTAGAATCGGATGGTTATTTAGCTTTAAATTCAATTTCAAGACTAGAAAATGAAAATGTTTTAATTGTTGTTGGTGGAACTGGAAGTATTATATATGCGAATGATAAAGAAAGAGTTTTTAGAGTTGGTGGATTTGGACATATTATTGGCGATGAAGGATCGGCATATCATTTGGTAATTGAAGCTATTAGATATTTAATCAATGATTATGAAAAAAATGCTGAATTAAGTACATTTTCTAAAGAGTTTATGAATTTACTTCAAATTGAAGATATACAAGATATTAAATCTTTTGTATATGGACATAGTAAGGATTACACTGCGGGTTTTTCTAAACTGATTAGTAAAATGGCATTGAATGGCAATAAAAAAGCAATTGATTTATTAGAAAATGAAGGTAAATTATTAGCAGAACAGGTTTATAGTGCGTATAAAAAAATGGGTAATGAGAGAATTAAAATAGCGTTAAGAGGTGGTTTTCTTAAAAATGCACCATATGTAAAAGAAAAATTTATTAAAGAACTAAAAGAATTAAGAATTAATTACTTGATTGATACGAAAGAAATTGAACCAGTATATGGTGCATATAATATTGCAATTAAAATTAATAATATTGGAAAGGAAAACTAA
- the murQ gene encoding N-acetylmuramic acid 6-phosphate etherase — MKMVDISKITTETRNEKTKNIDVLTTREIVTLINEEDKKVAYAVELAMDQIVTVVDQITEVFQKGGRLIYIGAGTSGRLGVLDASECPPTYGVSPDMVVGIIAGGDHALRFAVESVEDSKKEAVKDLKNHNLSEKDILIGIAASGRTPYVIGALEYANSIGVKTACITTSVNSLVAKAAKYPIEAITGPEVVTGSTRMKSGTAQKMIANILTTSSMIKIGKVYENLMIDVKMSNEKLISRAQRIIVDITGVTAEVAMKYLKKYDSVKYAIFAIMSNIEEYDKIQELLEENQGNIRKSLQKIK, encoded by the coding sequence ATGAAAATGGTTGATATTAGTAAAATTACGACAGAAACAAGAAATGAGAAAACAAAGAATATTGATGTTTTAACAACACGTGAAATTGTTACTCTTATTAATGAAGAAGATAAGAAAGTTGCATATGCTGTTGAATTAGCAATGGATCAAATTGTTACAGTTGTAGATCAAATTACAGAAGTATTTCAAAAAGGTGGAAGATTAATATATATTGGCGCAGGAACTAGTGGTAGACTTGGAGTTCTAGATGCAAGTGAGTGTCCACCAACATATGGAGTTTCACCTGATATGGTTGTAGGGATAATTGCAGGGGGAGATCATGCGCTTAGATTTGCAGTAGAAAGTGTAGAGGATTCAAAAAAAGAAGCAGTTAAAGATTTAAAAAATCATAATCTGTCTGAAAAAGATATTTTGATTGGAATAGCTGCAAGTGGTAGGACACCTTATGTAATAGGTGCTTTAGAATACGCTAATTCAATAGGCGTAAAAACGGCATGTATTACAACAAGTGTTAATTCCTTAGTTGCAAAAGCAGCGAAATATCCAATTGAGGCAATTACAGGACCAGAAGTTGTTACTGGATCAACAAGAATGAAATCTGGAACAGCACAAAAAATGATTGCAAATATACTGACAACATCATCAATGATAAAAATTGGGAAAGTATATGAAAATTTGATGATTGATGTCAAAATGTCAAATGAAAAACTAATATCACGTGCTCAAAGAATAATTGTTGATATTACTGGTGTGACTGCCGAAGTCGCAATGAAATATTTAAAAAAATATGATTCTGTAAAATATGCAATTTTTGCAATTATGTCTAATATTGAAGAATATGATAAAATCCAAGAATTGTTAGAAGAGAATCAAGGGAATATACGTAAATCATTACAAAAGATAAAATAA
- a CDS encoding GNAT family N-acetyltransferase produces the protein MADLVVNLYEREYLKDSKIELKNKELKIKRLLSPNADKLVEFVEENFSIGWASEVKAGIYKSNPSCFVAIDNGEIVGFACYDATAKGYFGPTGVNPKYRGLNIGQVLLLTTLDAMRSDGYGYAIIGGVSDRVVGFYSKYCNVIKLDAKPDLYSRLINR, from the coding sequence ATGGCCGATTTAGTTGTTAATCTTTATGAAAGAGAATATTTGAAAGATTCGAAGATTGAATTGAAAAATAAAGAACTTAAAATTAAAAGATTATTATCACCAAATGCAGATAAATTAGTAGAGTTTGTAGAAGAAAATTTTAGTATTGGTTGGGCAAGTGAGGTTAAAGCGGGAATTTATAAATCAAATCCTTCATGCTTTGTTGCAATAGATAATGGTGAGATTGTTGGATTTGCATGTTATGATGCAACAGCAAAAGGTTATTTTGGACCAACAGGGGTTAATCCAAAGTATCGAGGTCTGAATATTGGGCAAGTCTTATTGTTAACAACTTTAGATGCTATGAGATCAGATGGGTATGGTTATGCAATAATCGGTGGTGTTAGTGATAGAGTTGTAGGTTTTTATTCTAAATACTGTAATGTAATAAAACTAGATGCAAAGCCGGATTTATATTCAAGGTTAATAAATAGGTGA
- the nagA gene encoding N-acetylglucosamine-6-phosphate deacetylase, whose translation MNFKKINIVFQNEILMTSLKIKDGKIESIGKTCNLDGYELEDYYLVPGFIDQHIHGAAGYDFMDATNEALEKISTALLAEGTTSFLGTTMTQSIDNIDKSVKNLVPKKLSGANLLGVHLEGPFINEVFKGAQPFEYIIPANLDIFKKWNSNYNIKLVSLAPEKDKDHEFIKYCRNSNIIASIAHTNATHEEVQNALNDGVKGFTHAFNAMSRLHHRDINVVGSMLLYDDYYAEVICDGIHVSREAVKLLYKQKGREKMILITDSMRAKYLPDGKSELGGQTVFVNGMEARLEDGTLAGSILKMNDAVKNVIKFANVDLIDAIYMASTSPARNLGLKNKGYISELMDADLVILDKNLDVYMTIVGGVIKYER comes from the coding sequence ATGAATTTTAAAAAGATAAATATAGTTTTTCAAAATGAAATTTTGATGACCAGTTTAAAAATTAAGGATGGAAAGATAGAGTCGATTGGAAAAACATGTAATTTAGATGGATATGAACTTGAAGATTATTACTTAGTTCCAGGATTTATTGATCAGCATATTCATGGAGCGGCTGGTTATGATTTTATGGATGCAACAAATGAGGCATTAGAAAAAATATCAACTGCTTTATTGGCGGAAGGAACAACTTCGTTTTTAGGAACAACAATGACGCAAAGTATTGATAATATTGATAAATCAGTGAAGAATCTAGTTCCCAAAAAACTAAGTGGAGCAAATCTATTAGGTGTACATCTTGAAGGTCCTTTTATCAATGAGGTATTTAAAGGTGCACAACCTTTTGAATACATAATTCCAGCAAACCTTGATATTTTCAAGAAATGGAATTCGAATTATAATATTAAACTTGTAAGTTTAGCACCAGAAAAAGATAAAGACCATGAGTTCATTAAATACTGTAGAAATAGTAACATTATAGCTTCTATTGCCCATACAAATGCTACACATGAAGAAGTTCAAAATGCATTAAATGATGGAGTAAAAGGATTTACACATGCTTTCAATGCTATGAGTAGATTACATCATAGAGATATTAATGTGGTTGGATCAATGTTATTATATGATGATTATTACGCAGAAGTTATTTGTGATGGAATACATGTAAGTAGAGAAGCCGTAAAACTTTTATACAAACAAAAGGGAAGAGAAAAAATGATTCTTATTACTGACAGTATGAGAGCAAAATATTTACCAGATGGTAAATCAGAGTTGGGTGGACAAACTGTTTTTGTCAATGGAATGGAAGCACGACTTGAAGATGGAACATTAGCAGGAAGTATCTTAAAAATGAATGATGCTGTAAAGAATGTAATAAAGTTTGCTAATGTCGATTTAATTGATGCAATATATATGGCGTCCACTTCACCAGCTAGAAATTTAGGATTAAAGAATAAAGGATATATTTCAGAATTAATGGATGCTGATTTAGTTATTTTGGATAAAAACTTAGATGTTTATATGACAATTGTTGGCGGTGTAATTAAATATGAAAGGTAA
- the nagB gene encoding glucosamine-6-phosphate deaminase, with the protein MKGNNMKIYIFDNSEALFERLSSFYIKEIKSNPSLKLGLATGGTPVPLYAKLVADHKLNGTSYQNVKTFNLDEYIGINENHEQSYRTFMNSNLFNHIDIKMSNTNIPRGNTKDNYEEIRIYNKILEENVIDIQLLGIGTNGHIGFNEPDSQFDSKTRIVSLSKETRYSNERFFKSIDEVPTHAITMGIGSIMNAKKIILVATGNNKASIIKKMIEENITKNVPASILQTHDDVVIYLDKEAASLLSVK; encoded by the coding sequence ATGAAAGGTAATAATATGAAAATATATATTTTTGATAATAGTGAGGCACTCTTTGAAAGATTGTCTTCTTTCTATATAAAGGAAATAAAAAGTAATCCATCATTAAAACTAGGTTTAGCAACAGGTGGAACACCAGTACCTTTATATGCAAAACTTGTTGCTGATCATAAATTAAACGGAACGTCATATCAAAATGTTAAAACGTTTAATTTAGATGAATATATAGGAATTAATGAAAACCATGAACAAAGCTATAGAACTTTCATGAATTCTAATTTATTTAATCATATTGATATTAAAATGAGTAACACAAATATACCAAGAGGCAATACTAAAGATAATTATGAAGAAATTAGAATTTATAATAAAATATTAGAAGAAAATGTAATAGATATTCAACTTTTAGGAATAGGTACTAATGGACATATAGGATTTAATGAACCTGACTCACAATTTGATTCTAAAACAAGGATTGTTTCATTAAGTAAAGAAACAAGATATTCGAATGAGAGGTTTTTCAAATCAATAGACGAGGTTCCTACTCATGCAATCACTATGGGGATTGGCAGTATAATGAATGCAAAAAAAATTATTTTAGTTGCAACAGGAAATAATAAGGCTTCTATAATCAAAAAAATGATTGAAGAAAACATTACAAAAAATGTACCAGCTTCAATACTTCAAACCCATGATGATGTTGTGATTTATTTAGATAAAGAAGCGGCATCGCTGTTAAGTGTGAAATAA
- a CDS encoding family 20 glycosylhydrolase, whose product MINAVNELRKHGYQFADNIKEMIISSETKIINQKLYYKNIPEGLLLLTYYSVNNEHISFTNNFKTFGTMIDLSRGAVFNVNYIKELIRKKAMMGVNEIWLYMEDVYELEKYPIFGYNRGKYTKKELIEIVKYSKIFGVKLIPTIQTLGHMEQFLSWYQTSKYKDQSNVLLVGLDETYELINEMFSVLYSIFETTKIHVGLDETFGFGFGNYYKKNGYQRPINVFLEHLNKVNDLAIKNGFKDILIWSDMFFRFHSKTNYYYDTEIEFTKEIISKIPENVKLVYWDYYNNNLDKITKMLENHLKLSRNIIFASGTWIWTRFTYDKKKTDDTAMKHLDAAIKKNIDEFILTQWMDDGAYGNHITTLLGVFELSVKANIKNQKSNDVYKFIVKEEYDDSLLRTKLNDTKFSQVGVLWDEILFSPYLNNQTGNEINKYLDLIKEQRKLVNLYKNKDLFDFEYTIASINFYKIKAKYKFLQAYLNNERINVKNEYKKMIFHLKRLNNIYRSFWYKRYKLNGFEIIQSRLATQIIRANEMIEIARQYNDGIIKEIPELSNDVAIKNDVVFEKYSNIAYTTKPF is encoded by the coding sequence ATGATTAATGCAGTTAATGAACTTAGAAAGCATGGATATCAATTTGCCGATAATATAAAAGAGATGATAATTTCAAGTGAGACAAAAATTATAAACCAAAAGTTATATTATAAAAACATCCCGGAAGGGTTATTATTGTTAACATATTATTCTGTTAATAATGAACATATTTCCTTTACAAATAACTTTAAAACTTTTGGAACAATGATTGATTTATCTAGAGGGGCTGTTTTTAATGTTAATTATATTAAAGAGCTTATTAGAAAAAAAGCCATGATGGGTGTTAATGAAATTTGGCTTTATATGGAAGATGTATATGAATTAGAAAAATATCCGATATTTGGATACAATAGAGGCAAATATACAAAAAAAGAATTAATAGAAATAGTTAAGTACTCAAAAATTTTTGGGGTAAAACTTATTCCCACAATTCAAACACTTGGACATATGGAACAATTTTTAAGTTGGTATCAAACTTCAAAGTATAAAGATCAATCAAATGTCTTACTTGTTGGATTGGATGAAACATATGAACTAATTAATGAGATGTTTAGTGTTTTATATAGTATTTTTGAAACTACAAAAATACATGTTGGATTGGATGAAACATTTGGCTTTGGATTTGGTAATTATTATAAGAAAAATGGTTATCAAAGACCAATTAACGTGTTTTTAGAACACCTAAACAAAGTGAATGATCTAGCGATTAAAAATGGATTTAAGGATATCTTAATATGGTCTGATATGTTCTTTAGATTTCATAGTAAGACAAATTATTATTATGATACTGAAATTGAATTTACAAAAGAGATTATTAGCAAAATTCCTGAAAATGTAAAATTAGTATATTGGGATTATTATAATAACAATCTTGATAAAATAACAAAAATGCTGGAAAATCATTTGAAACTGAGTCGAAATATAATTTTTGCATCTGGAACATGGATTTGGACAAGATTTACTTATGATAAGAAAAAAACTGATGATACTGCAATGAAACATTTGGATGCTGCAATAAAGAAGAATATTGATGAATTTATACTAACACAATGGATGGATGATGGTGCATATGGAAATCATATTACAACGTTATTGGGGGTATTTGAATTATCAGTGAAAGCGAATATTAAAAATCAAAAATCAAACGATGTATATAAATTTATCGTAAAAGAAGAATATGATGATTCACTTTTGAGAACAAAACTTAATGATACTAAATTTAGTCAGGTTGGAGTTTTGTGGGATGAAATTCTTTTTTCACCATACTTGAATAATCAAACAGGAAATGAAATTAATAAGTATTTGGATTTGATTAAAGAACAAAGAAAACTCGTTAATTTATATAAGAATAAAGATTTATTTGATTTCGAATATACAATAGCAAGTATAAATTTTTATAAGATTAAAGCAAAATATAAGTTCTTACAAGCATATTTAAATAACGAAAGAATTAATGTTAAGAATGAATACAAGAAAATGATCTTTCACTTAAAAAGATTAAACAACATATATCGTTCCTTTTGGTATAAACGATATAAACTTAATGGATTTGAAATTATTCAATCAAGATTAGCGACACAAATAATAAGAGCAAATGAAATGATTGAAATAGCAAGACAGTATAACGATGGAATAATAAAAGAAATACCAGAGTTAAGTAATGATGTTGCAATAAAAAACGATGTAGTATTTGAAAAATATTCAAATATTGCTTATACTACAAAACCTTTCTAG